The region TTCGCTCTTGCGTTGGTGTAGATGCTAAAATATTAAATACTCAAGAAGAAAAAAGAGGCAAAATTTTAGTAGATGAGGGAAAACTTTTCTTTTTAAATGATACATTTTACAACTATGACTATCTTTTAGCAGATGAGATTACACTTTTCTTGAGCAGTTGAAGTAATTTTAATTATTCTTTAGCTAAACTCATGAACTTAATTATAAATTTGAAGGCTTAATATGTTTGGAATGGGTTTTACAGAGATACTCATTATTGCTGTTATCGCCATTTTGTTTCTAGGTCCAGATAAACTTCCTAGTGCAATGGTAGAAGTAGCTAAATTTTTTAGAAGTGTTAAAAAAACTATAGGTTCGGTAAAAGACTCTTTAGAAGAAGAGATGAATGTTGCAGATATAAAAGAAGAAGCTCTAGCTTACAAGAAAGAACTTTTAAATGCTAGCAACAACATAAAAAAGGCAACTGATGTAAGAGCTAATGTAGGGGCTTCTCTTACAAATTTAGGTGATGATATTTTAGGTGATGATTTAGAACCAGCACCTAAAAAAGAGAAAAAAGAGAGTGTAAAAGCAGAAAAAATCACTTTTGAGAAAAAAAATAAACCAAAAATAGAAAAAGAAGACGCTACTGATGTTTGATGATTTAAAACCCCACTTAATTGAACTAAGAAAAAGGTTAGGTATATCTGTCGGAAGTCTTATTGTTATGTTTTTTGTTATGTTTTACTTTCATGAGCCTATACTCAATTGGATGGTAGAACCTCTTAATGTAGCACTTATAGAAGTTGGTAAAAAGTCTCTTCATGCAGCTGATGGTATGATTACAACCTCACAAGTTGGTGGTGCTTTTTTCGTTGCACTAAAAGTTTCATTTTTTGCGGCTATTGTTGGTGCTCTACCTATCATTTTATCCCAAATATGGCTATTTATAGCTCCTGGTTTATATGCTAATGAAAAAAAGATGATTATACCTTTTATCGTTGGTGGGACTCTTATGTTTCTTATAGGTGTTTTATTTGCCTACTATATAGTTACTCCTTTTGGATTTGACTTTCTTATTACTTTTGGTAGTTTTAAATTTACTCCTCTTATCAACATAGAAGATTATGTAGGATTTTTTACAAAAATCATG is a window of uncultured Sulfurimonas sp. DNA encoding:
- the tatB gene encoding Sec-independent protein translocase protein TatB, encoding MFGMGFTEILIIAVIAILFLGPDKLPSAMVEVAKFFRSVKKTIGSVKDSLEEEMNVADIKEEALAYKKELLNASNNIKKATDVRANVGASLTNLGDDILGDDLEPAPKKEKKESVKAEKITFEKKNKPKIEKEDATDV
- the tatC gene encoding twin-arginine translocase subunit TatC; this encodes MFDDLKPHLIELRKRLGISVGSLIVMFFVMFYFHEPILNWMVEPLNVALIEVGKKSLHAADGMITTSQVGGAFFVALKVSFFAAIVGALPIILSQIWLFIAPGLYANEKKMIIPFIVGGTLMFLIGVLFAYYIVTPFGFDFLITFGSFKFTPLINIEDYVGFFTKIMFGFGLAFELPIFAYFLALLGMIDDRMMRDFFKYAVIIIFVVAALLTPPDVLTQLLMAGPLIILYGFSILIVRMVNPAPALEEEDETQKEVAVSLEKKSE